The sequence actgttgggctccacaaaggatagagtagaaatgttaaataaggccggggtttatcaaattaattgttcacagtgtgataaagtatatgtaggtcaaacaaaaagatcgttagatgtaaggttcaaagaacatattgctgaagtaagtaaggctaagagggaaactgataagggattaaattatgagtttaggtctaaggtagctgaacatgtatatcaggaaaatcattcaattacgacatcaaacattaaaattttaagaaatgtctcttctccgtggaaacttgatgttgctgagagcttgaaatctaccgacaggtacaaacgcggttgttgaataaagatcaaggaaatggtagctcctggctcttcaagtttatacctaagcattaagcgcatcaagcgagtagaaataagcaccgtagtaagataagtacctagataaattattatacctacgcatagtataaatagtgtaagctgcgatcattttcttcaagtcgagtcaagtacaagacactgaagacggccttactgttgaggtcgaaatacgtatctgtcaggatacaattaagtggtggaattcaatgggattgtttaaactcgtcttatgacaggtgaaaacattccactaaaagctcaaaataattttcttatcgaaTGAGTAGTTTTACTCACTCAGGCGTGAGTTTCCTCACGCGTGAGTACTCACCATACCTGTGagtactcacgcgtgagtaGAACTGGTTCAACTcatatgagtgagtgagtgagaatggaACGAACCATGCTCactcatttcccaacactgtctggaacaacgcaccatgcgtcggcgaatcagcattctggtgtGGACAGTgcagacgcgtagtacattgtaggttagtcccgGGCGTTTTACCTCGTCGagatgttagatgtttcatcaaattgtggaaaatttcggtttttccaaccttcctatcttttattttgacattttttgccTAACCTACATATTTTTTGGTGTAGTTTTATTACGGCCATGCCAAAAACGGTAAATATAAGGGAATccccaaaaggcgttttgccccggggggcgTTTTGAGGTCTCTTCCCCTACGTATCTAGGTATCTATctaaaaaacatcgaaattgcGTTGAATCAACTACACGGCGGCTTCGATAAAACGCTAGTTATTCGTTGTTTAATCTGGTATGGTGATCCTGATACTGTTCATTTACACACGTAATAGATTGAGCTTTTGTTTCTTTCACAGAATGTGTCACGAATGGAATCTCGTAAAAAGCATAGCTTTAGATAGTATTGGTGTTTAGTCATTTGAAttgagacgagccagccttgggctgtaAGTCttgttaataaagataaaacaaaaatgaattgAGGTCCTTTTATATGGGATATATGGATTACAACTTGAAGGAAAGTAGAATTATGTTATAGAATTTGTTAAATATGTATAAGTTTTTGGCTGCCTATGACCAGTTGAAATTTACTTTGTTGTTTTTTACCATGATGTTTTCAATCTATTCAAAAACTGGCTTTACATTGGCTTTTCATCTAATAGTATACTATACTGCCCAGCACAATTCAGTCTGATTAGGCTGCAGCAACTTCTATGTAACTGAATCTGGTCCCATATGAGTCGCATACACCAGTTTGGGACAAATGTGTTGTTTGGGtatcaaaacaaagaaatgaaacAACTGAGACATCGCTGCCTCGTAGCTTAGAATTCATTAACCAATTTCACAGATATTATCTGCATCTCCAAAGACTCGACTATAGCATAAAATGTAGtaaccagagcttaaaatattcacctTCACAAAGCAACTTCGacccgaattttgacaaacgtcGCATGAATATTCTAAACACAGAATGACTTACCCAGTTTTCTTCTTCACACATTCATTCATGTGATACTGTGGTACTGAGAATGGTTCCTTGCCTTCGAAGAAAACATAATTAGTCTTGATTATATCTGAAAATATTCCAAGAAGCTTACTTTTTGGATTCCAAATATTAGGTGACCAGTCGATTAGATGACCAAATCTAAACAGATTTATTGGATAATCTTCTAGCAAGTTAAATTTGGTAATTGAAAACTGATAGTATATCCAATTTTCAGTATACTAACATTAAATCACATATTATCGACTGCCAAAAGCCATTGATTTATAGATTTGACTGCTGAAAGCTACAAACAATCATTCCCACATTTAATCGATTTACCACATCTATCACTGCATTCCGAATCAGTTTTATAGCTATTTATCAGCGATTTTCACTGATTGATTACTACTGATGCTCCCAATCTCATCCAATGCTTTGCTTTTCATCTTATTCTTCATCTGGCCTTTTAGACTTCGTCAAGAAAGAAATAGAAAACCGCAATCATTTTTCAACTGGCCTTTGGACCATTTCACAAATGGCAATAATACCCAAATGGATACGCACCGACAGAAAACATCCAACGGAGTCGTTCTGCTCAAGTCGGTAAACATCTTCCACTGACTGACAggagaaattaaatagcatgtTTTGCGAGGAGGAACACTGGTATGGCAtaccaagaaagcaataaaCGAGTTCCGTTTCGCATTCGCTTGCCACAATCTTAGAATAAATCATATAATCCTTATATGCATTGCATACCTATGTGATGTCTGCGGAAAAGAGCTTTTCTCTGCGCGATTACCCCTCAATGAACTGTTGAAATGCCGGATGAGTTCAACTCATACTTGCATTCCTTTTTGCTTTTACGGTTCCAGTCATAACGACCTTGCGGGAGACTTACGTTTGCATTAATATCTTCCACTCAGTACCCACGGATCCGACCAACTTGAATCTTAAGCTTTTCCCAGTCAATGTCCTCCTGGAATCAATAGCTACGATATGAGAATGGTTGCACCTTCCACATACGGCTTTTTGTCACATTCTGTCGCAGGGTAGGATTTTTGTAGACTGTACTTTGTTGAAGATTAGTCAGAGATTATTTTTGTcaataaaaattgtaaataactATATAGTAATAGCAATTGGCCATGATTTCAGTTATGAATAATGTTACGGGTGGGAATTCTACATTGTGAAAATACATTAGAAATTGTCCATTGGCTTACACATCAAAGTAAATTTTAAAGAGTTCAGTAAGAAACAAAAAGGGTAGTTTTTTTCAATCCTATCTATCTATGACTATCACTGAATTACTTTGGCAGAAGTTTTCATGAAAGATCACATGTGAGCAATTAATCAAAATTTCGACTCTGTCCAACTTACTGCAGCCAAAAACGACTTCGCTTGCTACTTTGGTTCATTTGCACAAGAAACAATAAATTTCCTCGATTATTGATCGTGATGTCAAAGGAAAACGGTCGTACCTTCTTCTTCTCGTTTTTTGGAATCGAATCTTGTGGGACATTGACGCCTTGATAGCTTAGtgtccacagttattaaatgagacgtctctaagccaagttacattTTTTGTCACGAGGCTTACACGATGACAttttttatgctcagggaaatCGAGAAAAATTCCAGTCCGAAAACTCTGTAGACCGGACCGTAAATCGAAACCAACCACCACccgtcagcatggtcttgccttGTGGTCATACATCTTACCGGTAAGCAAAGGAAGACTTGACTAAATCTCCCTTCAACGACACCACAGATGGTGGCCTTGTGTTTTCTAACGCTTTCCCGCATATGGCGCGGCATGTGCGTGAGTGATAGAGTAGAATGTGATAGCAAAGAAGAAGagttcatttgatttttttttggtatttcaCTCCAtcgtggaaatttcggtttGGAACATATAGTTAAACAGTCATGCCTACCTTTCATTgagatatataaaaaataagcaaaatggGCCTTAAAGATGAAACAGATGTTTTGAATATCAAAAAACAGGTTGCCAAATTCTACAGGTCATTTTGAACTTTATGTTTTTGATGTTTTCAAACGCAAATATTCATCGGACTTGAACCGAAAAACCGTTTTCATTACCGAGATGTCTCAACTTCGAAGGAAACTAACGTTGCACTCCTTTTGGATAACCAGTAAACCAAGGTAGAAGGAATTTTTTGTCGGCCTTCTCAAAAGTGTCTTGATAAATAACAAACACTGATTAAAAACAGTGATTGTGATCCATTACAATTTCATTTCTGTTAGCacgttttcaaataaaaatgttcgaaaagtaCCCAAACGTATCAATTTTTCGTGGCTCTTCAGGCTTTCGTCCACGGCACATCCTGATGCGATGGTTTGCCTGACGAACAGAAAGCTGACGCCTAAGCAAACGAATAGCTTCCGGTGGCATGACGGGTGCGACGTGATTTTTCACGATTAACATAGTTAATCGAAGCTATGCCGAGAGCTTTCGACATTAAGTGTTTGTGGTGGGTGGTTGAATGGGCCTCTTATCTAAAGGGTTTGAATTTCAGcaaggaatttccacaggagaCAATATCGCAAAGCAACGACAAACAATATCGCTTTCAGAATTAATTTCAGCgttttccgaatgtattttATCCAAAGCGCTGCATTTTAATAAAATCAAACCTCAAATAGATTTCTTACctattcccggcctaacatgcgtacaactgcattatttaattgatatttatgacaaagAGCAACCtccctgaattttgtgggccgtgtaacactgcaatggggttcacatTTGTtgctattcttgctaaacatcgattgaaaaagcttttatttgatttaaattaacaaggtgctgcactcatttcagtcacagCGATGACTTTTCCGGCATACCCCAAGTCTAATCAGCATATGCAATACTTTCCTCattctctcaacatcttactcttattctctctctctcgggacggtacaCTGATGATACTGTACTCATGATTTTCATAAACTGAATCTTATGAACCCACCTAATCTCTATATTTTATGAATTTCATAGTTGTCGTATGTTGCTCATAAAATTGGAATGATATTTTATTACACTAGTTATGATCTGTTTACGCTCATAGTGTAAATTTCATACGTGACTGCTATGATATTCAAAGCTGAGTCTGGTGGAAAAATAACATAAGTGTCACGTACAGGGTGACCACTCTAGTCGACAAAATAAATTCCcgggtttttcccggttttcccggtaggcttttcaaaattttcccggaaatttttaaaagtgccTGAGAAGGTTTTGATTATGTAAAACAAACAAAGAGAATAGTTTCTTGGTATATAAAATGTACAACATtatatttaattattaattCAGTTATTTGATAATAAGCATTGAATTCTAACATTCTAACAGACTCATGACTCGCTGTAAATTTTTTAAAGTTCTAACTGCTGTTTAGTCCGAAAGGTTTTGAGATATTGATTGCACTCTAGAAGCTATGTGgcaggaaaataatgaaaagtgcacatatcgacggtttcgtgcaatactgGCACAAGTCAAAATActtcattttgacattttgattGCAAAGCACAGAAAACAGTATGAAGTAACACTTGACAAAGACTTCGATATTCACAATGCATCAAAATTtgaggatttttcaaaaaaattgtatacctcgaatttattgatttttttaagtttttatatTGAAACACATAAAAGTAATCCTGATGTATCAAGACATGCAAAAATATCCATGGAAttcgaaatatttacaaaaacatgaaagattttttttattgagatttttttaaattctttctgAACATTTTCAGATTTTGAGTTGTGCctgtattgcacgaaaccgttGAGTTGATAcagggaaaaaatatttaaaagattACAAAATGGTTTATTGATGAATGTCTAATGTTTTCTCTAAGTTCCTTCTAACGATCTAACAGTCTTTTGCTGTAAACGGCAAGCTAAGACTTTATTTTCAGTAAACCTATCTTCTAAAAAGGGTCCTCCACTGTTCTGTACTCGGTAAATCTTTTATTTTTGCAGTACCTTTGGTAAATCTTTCGTAGGCGTACCTTCTTAACTGAACTGTCCattgtttaatttcaaaaagattatgAAATAAAGGTAGGAAGGTTGAACAGTTTAGTGTGTCCTCCTTTAGTGTGGTACCTGGAAATCTGCGTAAATTGCAGGAAGCTCCCAAGGAGTTCCAAAAATTCGAATAGACTTCATAAAAGTTCCTGAAAATATGGAAGCAGTCTGGAATCTTCGCAATTTTATcagaatatttattgtaaaagcAGTAAGGATTGTTgataaaattaaagaaaattatttaaagctcGTAAGACTTTTTTGAACAAACACTTGAAAATAAGCAGGAATTTGAGAAAAAAGCGATGAAACTTTATTAAATATCGATTGAAGACCTAGCATTACTATGAGTCATTATCAAAATCCAAAGAGACTAAATATTGGTGAAAACTTATAAGAAAGTATCTAATTAAAGAAATTCTGAtaaaattatattactaaaaatttaatcaaatcaatatttacTTAATCACAGCATTGCATTGTTTCTCCTTAAACAAATTCCTTTTTCTGATAAAGGAAAGCTTATTCTGTTGGATACATATCGttattttctcagaaaatgctcGCTTCaggattaaaataataaataaattttcagtgcGCATGCTCCTGCCTTgcatggacaaattgatatgacatttttaatattcaaatatccctctattagttgcacttaatGAATTAAGAATATATAATCGTTTAGATggtgtaaaatcaaagagcagaactTTTTGCACAAATGTAGGACAACATTGTTTgcattccaatgtttgtttacaaaataagttacgcccaaatcgcaaatcagttctGGTTTGTAGATGCTTTTCTCGAGTAATGCTCataattcatttcaaatatACAGCCTCGAATTCAAGTGTTTTATAATTATAATAAGATCTGCTATGTTATTAAATTAAGATATACTTTTggattatatattttatttattataaattttatataaatttgaaaaaagaatCCCGGTGAGCTTATCAAATTCCCGGGGTTTTCCCGGCTTTTTCCCGGTGATTTCAAATTCCcgggtttttcccggttttcccggattCCCGGGTGAGTGGCCACCCTGCACGTATGAAAAGTGTGTGCGAAGAGAATGGCGTCGAACGATTTGCTGGAGGATCTTCCTATTTCGGCCAGTGCTTTAAAAGAATTCGAAGGTATTTATTAAGACATCATCCTTTAATCAATCTGCTCAGCACATAGTTTTATTTTCAGAGTGTGGTGTGGACACAACCGCCCTGATATGTTGGGACAAGCAGCAAATTTCAGAAGCTCTCTTACAAACTAATGTTGATTGGGACGTCGAGACGATTTGggatttaatttcaaattgGCGAAGTCGTAATGTATGAAACATCTGGTTTTTATGTTAATATTGAATATTCTTTAGTGCAAATCCATATTTAGGGACTAGAAAATGCTGTAATCGTGTTTGAAGACACTAACAGTGCTCCGCAGGACGCAGCTAGCGTTACAGAACAAACGGAAAAAGAAAGTTCCGAGACGCTGAAAATACAAGAcgaaccagaggaaaaaaataAGGTGATGAAGCGTAATATCATTTCATTAAGCCAAATTGAAcgtaatatgattttttttagatatctTCGAACTTGATAATTAAGTATGAATCCCCATCTGAGTCGGTGG comes from Armigeres subalbatus isolate Guangzhou_Male chromosome 2, GZ_Asu_2, whole genome shotgun sequence and encodes:
- the LOC134209784 gene encoding uncharacterized protein LOC134209784; translated protein: MASNDLLEDLPISASALKEFEECGVDTTALICWDKQQISEALLQTNVDWDVETIWDLISNWRSRNGLENAVIVFEDTNSAPQDAASVTEQTEKESSETLKIQDEPEEKNKISSNLIIKYESPSESVDEIIAESSPVITENCSIFTQHTQSGLTLF